A window of Microvirgula aerodenitrificans DSM 15089 contains these coding sequences:
- a CDS encoding TonB-dependent receptor, with translation MKRRLPARLSSPRCHPLVPLALTALLSSPLHAEPAPPPAAAGHAATGADTPSLAPLTVSARRREELAQEVPAPVSVVDGATLEARRIDRIEDIQQLLPSTSVAFINPRQTSIAVRGLGNNPANDGLEGSTGLYLDNVYLSRPGMAVFDLLDIEQIELMRGPQGTLFGKNTTAGVLNISTRRPDFTPERSLEMSAGQHGRVQARAMLSGPLTDEVAGRIVVYRSQDAGTVTNLYNGDRLNGGHRDGVRAQMLFTPDDSFSLRLIADYNAEKSSSGTQVIYSLGPGLALRRAIAAGATGIVSDPTRYQTNIDETPRIEVEQGGLSAEANWLFDSGFRLTSITAGRFWNYDPVATDELNVKVLDNGVTVRNRQLSQELRLASPAGGRFDYVVGAFYMQQRLRNRLSLSFGPAADIFLQGAPTGLLASVRSENPGQQDTSSYALFGQGTWHVDDRFDLSAGLRASYELKEARVTRDSPVGGSALLAPIRNQPGLLGAYDSGTLRLEQWSPSALLNASYRLRPDLLGYITLSHGEKSGGVNLTGPGTAPGPLGPDSLLVGPERVNNLDLGLKSTLWDHRVLLNANLFWAEVHGYQTTTLVPVKSLSGAYVQVLTNAGDVRTRGAELDLQVLPLRGLTLTLNASLNDARYRRYDNAPCPAEVNIPYPNAVCSLSGRQVAGAPRWIVNLSGEYRYRWSADVQHYLSAAYAWRSGQDGTLDGSVYSRIPAYGLLDLATGWRLGHGASLWSLSLWARNVLDKRYFPAVAATANGAYTASVGTPRTLGATVRYDF, from the coding sequence ATGAAACGCAGATTGCCTGCACGCTTGTCCTCACCGCGCTGCCACCCGCTTGTGCCGCTGGCCCTGACCGCCCTGCTGTCCTCCCCGCTGCATGCCGAGCCGGCACCGCCACCCGCGGCGGCCGGCCACGCTGCAACCGGGGCCGATACGCCGTCGCTGGCACCGCTGACAGTGAGTGCGCGACGGCGCGAGGAACTGGCGCAGGAAGTGCCGGCGCCGGTCAGCGTGGTCGACGGCGCCACGCTGGAGGCCCGGCGCATCGACCGGATCGAGGATATCCAGCAGCTCCTGCCCAGCACCAGTGTCGCCTTTATCAATCCGCGCCAGACCAGCATTGCGGTACGCGGGCTGGGCAACAACCCGGCCAATGACGGACTGGAGGGCAGTACCGGCCTCTATCTGGACAATGTGTACCTGAGCCGCCCGGGCATGGCGGTCTTTGATCTGCTCGATATCGAACAGATCGAGCTGATGCGCGGTCCCCAGGGCACGCTGTTCGGCAAGAACACCACGGCCGGCGTACTGAACATCAGCACCCGCCGGCCGGATTTCACCCCGGAACGCAGTCTGGAGATGTCGGCCGGCCAGCACGGCCGGGTCCAGGCCCGCGCCATGCTGTCCGGGCCGCTGACCGATGAGGTAGCGGGACGGATCGTGGTCTATCGCTCGCAGGATGCCGGCACGGTGACCAATCTGTACAACGGCGACCGGCTCAACGGCGGCCACCGTGACGGCGTGCGCGCCCAGATGCTGTTCACCCCCGATGACAGTTTCAGCCTGCGGCTGATTGCCGACTACAACGCGGAGAAATCCAGTTCCGGCACCCAGGTCATCTACAGTCTCGGCCCCGGCCTTGCGCTGCGCCGGGCGATCGCGGCCGGCGCCACCGGCATCGTCAGCGACCCGACGCGCTATCAGACCAATATTGATGAAACGCCGCGCATCGAGGTCGAACAGGGCGGACTGTCGGCCGAGGCCAACTGGCTGTTCGACAGCGGTTTCCGGCTGACCTCGATCACTGCCGGCCGCTTCTGGAACTACGACCCGGTCGCCACCGACGAGCTGAACGTCAAGGTGCTCGACAACGGGGTGACGGTACGCAACCGCCAGTTGTCACAGGAACTGCGGCTGGCCTCGCCGGCCGGAGGCCGGTTCGACTATGTGGTCGGTGCGTTCTACATGCAGCAGCGGCTGCGCAACCGGCTGTCACTGTCGTTCGGCCCCGCCGCCGACATTTTCCTGCAGGGCGCGCCGACCGGCCTGCTCGCCAGTGTGAGAAGCGAAAACCCCGGCCAGCAGGACACCAGCAGTTATGCGCTGTTCGGCCAGGGCACCTGGCATGTCGACGACCGGTTCGACCTGAGCGCCGGCCTGCGCGCCAGCTATGAACTGAAGGAGGCGCGCGTCACTCGCGACAGCCCGGTCGGCGGTTCCGCCCTGCTGGCGCCGATCCGCAACCAGCCGGGCCTGCTCGGTGCCTACGACAGCGGCACCCTGCGGCTGGAGCAGTGGAGTCCGTCCGCACTGCTGAACGCCAGCTACCGGCTGCGTCCCGACCTGCTCGGCTATATCACGCTGTCGCACGGCGAGAAGTCCGGCGGCGTCAATCTGACCGGCCCCGGCACGGCACCGGGACCGCTGGGCCCGGACTCGCTGCTGGTCGGACCGGAACGGGTCAACAATCTCGACCTCGGTCTGAAAAGCACGCTGTGGGACCACCGCGTGCTGCTGAACGCCAATCTGTTCTGGGCCGAAGTCCACGGCTACCAGACCACGACGCTGGTACCGGTCAAGAGTCTGAGCGGCGCCTATGTGCAGGTGCTGACCAATGCCGGCGATGTCCGCACCCGCGGCGCCGAGCTGGACCTGCAGGTGCTGCCGCTGCGCGGACTGACGCTGACGCTGAATGCGTCGCTGAACGATGCCCGCTACCGCCGCTACGACAATGCCCCATGCCCGGCCGAGGTCAACATCCCGTACCCGAACGCAGTCTGCAGCCTGAGCGGCCGCCAGGTCGCCGGCGCGCCGCGCTGGATCGTCAATCTGTCAGGGGAATACCGGTACCGCTGGTCGGCTGATGTGCAACACTATCTGAGTGCGGCCTATGCATGGCGCTCGGGTCAGGACGGGACACTGGACGGTTCGGTCTATTCGCGCATCCCGGCCTATGGCCTGCTCGACCTGGCCACCGGCTGGCGCCTCGGGCATGGCGCTTCGCTATGGAGTCTCTCACTCTGGGCACGTAATGTGCTCGACAAGCGCTACTTCCCGGCCGTCGCCGCCACAGCCAACGGGGCATACACCGCGTCGGTCGGCACGCCGCGCACGCTGGGCGCCACCGTACGCTACGATTTCTGA
- a CDS encoding GGDEF domain-containing protein, protein MTLSTLQILMLGAPGIALLFASGFLFAWHTSRSERHLLHLAGSYALFAGGMSMQILAVPGDLSLNAMLSVTLYTLSALLLADGALRRAGRHLPLPLAILMLAGMVGATYVLCYVTPDLTRRVRLHNFGFFILFLLTALQLYPASRRRRIDRAVFWVFLAFALGFIPRMLLALKPLSPLPDQYGHSPFWLTLQMSLLIFSVLLALTLLTAMMLDRIELLSRERDQDVLTRLLNRRGFDSQATHRLRDPGFHPVCVIICDIDHFKRVNDAFGHAAGDAVLETFGTLVRHRLRPDDAAGRIGGEEFAILLANTDLDGGLGFAERLRAEFAQSTFPLVPASRQITASFGVVTCHPYETLADSLARADSLLYAAKHAGRNRTVLQPA, encoded by the coding sequence TTGACGTTATCCACTCTGCAGATCCTGATGCTCGGCGCCCCCGGCATCGCCTTGCTGTTCGCCAGCGGTTTCCTGTTCGCCTGGCACACCTCGCGCAGCGAACGCCATCTGCTGCACCTGGCCGGCAGCTATGCGCTGTTCGCCGGCGGCATGTCCATGCAGATCCTGGCGGTGCCGGGCGATCTGTCGCTGAACGCCATGCTGTCGGTCACGCTGTACACGCTCAGCGCCCTGCTGCTGGCCGACGGGGCCCTGCGCCGTGCGGGCCGGCATCTGCCGCTGCCACTGGCCATCCTGATGCTGGCGGGGATGGTCGGCGCCACCTATGTGCTGTGCTATGTCACGCCGGATCTGACCCGGCGCGTCCGCCTGCACAACTTCGGCTTCTTCATTCTGTTCCTGCTGACCGCGCTGCAGCTGTATCCGGCATCGCGGCGGCGACGGATCGACCGGGCGGTGTTCTGGGTGTTTCTGGCTTTCGCGCTCGGCTTCATCCCGCGCATGCTGCTGGCGCTGAAGCCGCTGTCGCCGCTGCCGGACCAGTACGGCCATTCGCCGTTCTGGCTCACGCTGCAGATGTCATTGCTGATTTTCAGCGTGCTGCTGGCGCTGACCCTGCTGACGGCGATGATGCTGGACCGGATCGAGCTGCTGAGCCGCGAACGCGACCAGGATGTGCTGACGCGCCTGCTGAACCGCCGCGGCTTCGACAGCCAGGCCACCCATCGTCTGCGGGACCCCGGCTTTCACCCGGTCTGCGTCATTATCTGTGACATCGACCACTTCAAGCGGGTCAACGATGCGTTCGGCCATGCCGCCGGCGACGCCGTGCTGGAGACCTTCGGTACGCTGGTGCGGCACCGGCTGCGGCCGGACGATGCCGCCGGTCGCATCGGCGGCGAGGAATTCGCCATTCTGCTCGCCAACACCGATCTGGACGGCGGGCTGGGCTTTGCCGAGCGCCTGCGCGCCGAGTTTGCCCAGAGCACTTTTCCGCTGGTGCCGGCATCACGGCAGATCACGGCCAGCTTCGGCGTGGTGACCTGCCATCCGTACGAAACGCTGGCCGACAGCCTCGCCCGTGCCGACAGCCTGCTGTACGCAGCCAAGCATGCCGGTCGCAACCGCACCGTTTTGCAGCCCGCCTGA